The Raphanus sativus cultivar WK10039 chromosome 2, ASM80110v3, whole genome shotgun sequence genome includes a region encoding these proteins:
- the LOC108836790 gene encoding uncharacterized protein LOC108836790 encodes MSSEMDKAMLALSLKDDKDVPFDMPDLPHFYSCERNQNSLIGRLLNPDHQYMASLIFDMPRKWQKQNRVRGIALTAERFQFIFNHAYDLEDVLGKGMQTYNEAITAIGDLVGHVDTVAFDPEKSQRQDFVRVKIIFDVSKPLKKFKVLNLRGGIQHTVYYYYEKVQKICHLCQRLTHAKDRCPFLNRAQPTEDIQSSFSSSSSRPRENMFITKADPLFGVIKDSQVGVHPATGRPRIAPEVLQEMRNYLLSSTREDRKVKEQRIISSVEAVEKDPISQKTVLQLIPPPIFTKEINKDKGIVFDYESENNRPQEVRGPKLMSAAISAHQVMPSRPSEQNSTSPMSSLNPDNILSSTVPQFNLSLTDIIGASNVQGKARRRPGKYKCNLQGKAKARTSKATYPTATEAQSLKRKAEDDLVDASKPLKLQASTMVPNEGPSNA; translated from the exons ATGTCTTCTGAAATGGATAAAGCCATGCTGGCCTTGTCCCTCAAAGATGACAAAGATGTTCCTTTCGACATGCCCGATCTTCCTCATTTCTATTCTTGTGAAAGGAATCAAAATAGTTTGATCGGCCGTCTTCTCAACCCAGATCATCAATACATGGCAAGCTTGATCTTTGATATGCCGCGCAAATGGCAAAAGCAGAACAGGGTTAGGGGTATCGCTCTCACAGCAGAAAGATTCCAATTCATCTTCAATCATGCATATGATCTCGAAGATGTTTTGGGAAAAGGCATGCAAACCTATAAC GAAGCTATCACTGCAATCGGTGACCTTGTTGGTCATGTAGATACTGTAGCCTTTGATCCGGAAAAATCTCAGAGACAGGATTTTGTTCGTGTCAAGATCATCTTTGATGTCTCAAAGCCTTTAAAGAAGTTCAAAGTTCTTAACCTTCGAGGAGGAATTCAACACACGGTCTACTACTATTACGAAAAGGTTCAAAAAATATGTCATCTATGTCAGAGGTTGACGCATGCAAAAGACAGATGCCCTTTTCTCAATCGAGCTCAACCTACCGAAGACATTCAATCTTCCTTTAGCTCTTCCTCTTCCCGACCAAGAGAGAATATGTTCATTACGAAAGCAGATCCCCTGTTTGGAGTAATCAAAGACTCTCAAGTTGGTGTTCATCCTGCCACTGGAAGACCACGAATTGCTCCGGAGGTGTTGCAGGAAATGCGTAATTACTTACTATCATCTACTCGTGAAGACAGGAAGGTCAAAGAACAAAGAATCATCTCCTCTGTTGAAGCGGTGGAAAAAGATCCAATCTCTCAAAAGACAGTGCTTCAGCTCATCCCTCCGCCCATCTTTACTAAGGAGATCAATAAAGATAAAGGAATAGTCTTTGACTATGAATCGGAGAACAACCGTCCTCAAGAAGTTCGAGGTCCAAAGCTTATGTCTGCAGCCATCTCAGCTCATCAGGTCATGCCTTCTCGTCCTTCAGAACAGAATAGTACTTCTCCTATGTCTTCTCTGAATCCTGATAACATTTTAAGCTCTACGGTTCCTCAGTTTAATCTCTCATTAACTGATATTATCGGAGCTTCTAATGTACAAGGAAAAGCAAGGAGAAGGCCCGGCAAATACAAGTGCAATCTTCAGGGCAAAGCTAAAGCTCGTACCTCTAAAGCTACTTATCCAACTGCAACTGAAGCTCAGTCTCTCAAACGTAAAGCAGAAGATGATTTGGTGGATGCATCCAAGCCTTTAAAGCTGCAAGCATCAACGATGGTCCCGAATGAGGGACCGTCGAACGCTTAA
- the LOC130508609 gene encoding uncharacterized protein LOC130508609 — translation MRKTQLSQQHFSHFITRYQHECALHRSSSSPASSSGAQPCSADDSSFPVSSQDLAQGGPFRFLMSKINNLEFAALNLSGDNYLQWALDTKILLRSKSLGDTITEDTEPSVKDKYQAIVIIRHHLAEGLKDQYLTIEDPLELWTELKNRYDHQKTVILPKALYDWRNLRIQDYKSVEEYNSVMFKIVSKLKLCGETNNELLMMNSELRPPGTKALPEAHAAIEPKDETPRESYRGRMRGRGRWQGSNRGFQPRGRGFQPRGRGFQPRDHLGHSRGRGYSRGRGYSRGHHASRGYKSDFKTHGSTKTPCYRCGMTNHWANRCRTPQHLVKLYQESIKGKDPVAKLGPS, via the exons ATGAGAAAGACACAACTTTCACAGCAACACTTCTCTCATTtcataacacgttatcagcacgagtgTGCTCTCCACCGGAGTTCTTCTTCACCGGCCAGTTCCTCCGGCGCTCAGCCTTGCTCCGCCGACGATTCAAGTTTTCCGGTGAGCTCTCAAGATCTTGCTCAaggtggtccattcagattccTG atgtcgaaaatcaacaACCTTGAGTTTGCTGCCCTCAATCTCTCCGGAGATAATTACCTCCAATGGGCACTTGATACCAAAATTCTCTTGAGGTCTAAAAGTCTTGGTGATACTATCACTGAAGACACTGAGCCATCGGTTAAGGATAAATACCAGGCCATTGTGATCATTCGCCATCATCTGGCTGAAGGTCTTAAAGACCAGTACCTCACTATTGAGGATCCTCTGGAACTTTGGACAGAGTTGAAAAACAGATATGATCATCAGAAAACTGTGATCCTGCCAAAGGCCCTTTATGATTGGAGGAACCTAAGAatccaagactataagtctgtggaagAGTACAACTCGGTTATGTTCAAGATAGTCTCCAAGTTGAAATTGTGTGGGGAGACT aacaatgagttactcatgatGAACAGTGAGCTAAGGCCACCTGGTACTAAAGCATTGCCTGAGGCACATGCGGCCATAGAGCCAAAAGATGAGACTCCAAGAGAGTCATACCGCGGTCGCATGAGAGGCCGTGGGAGATGGCAAGGAAGTAACCGTGGGTTTCAACCACGAGGTCGTGGGTTTCAGCCACGAGGACGTGGATTCCAACCACGAGATCATCTTGGTCACAGCCGAGGCCGAGGCTATAGCCGAGGCCGAGGCTATAGCCGAGGTCATCATgctagccgtgggtataagtccgaCTTCAAAACCCATGGCTCGACCAAAACTCCTTGCTATCGTTGTGGGATGACCAATCATTGGGCTAACCGATGCAGAACTCCCCAACATCTTGTTAaactctaccaggagagcataaagggaAAAGACCCTGTGGCAAAATTGGGTCCATCATGA
- the LOC130508608 gene encoding secreted RxLR effector protein 161-like — protein MDQAHPLSSPMVVRSLGVDTDPFGPKKDDEDVLGPKVPYLSAIGALMYLASHTRPDICFAVNLLARFSSCPTQRHWNGIKHILRYLQGTKDLGLFYTNETKDGLVGFADAGYLSDPHRARSQTGYVFTHGGTAISWRSMKQTIAATSSNHSEILAMHEASRECVWLRSMTQHIRADSGMVEDNGPTIIYEDNAACIAQLKDGYIKGDRTKHILPKFFFTHELQKAKEVNVVQIRSSENSADLFTKSLPTSTFKKLTKQIGLRRLKDLQ, from the coding sequence ATGGACCAGGCTCACCCATTGAGCAGTCCAATGGTTGTGAGGTCCCTTGGAGTGGACACTGACCCATTCGGTCCTAAGAAGGACGATGAGGACGTCCTGGGTCCTAAAGTGCCTTACCTCAGTGCCATAGGAGCGTTAATGTATTTGGCTAGCCACACTAGaccagatatatgttttgccGTCAACCTCCTAGCTCGTTTTAGTTCATGTCCGACCCAAAGGCACTGGAACGGAATTAAACATATCTTACGTTACCTTCAAGGAACTAAGGATTTGggtttattttatacaaatgaAACCAAAGATGGTTTAGTAGGCTTTGCTGATGCAGGCTACTTATCTGATCCACACCGTGCTCggtcccaaaccggctatgtgtTCACTCATGGTGGTACTGCAATATCATGGCGTTCCATGAAACAAACTATAGCAGCCACTTCATCTAATCACTCAGAAATCTTAGCCATGCATGAGGCAAGTCGTGAGTGTGTATGGTTGAGGTCCATGACCCAACACATCCGAGCAGATAGTGGTATGGTCGAGGACAATGGTCCGACCATCATATATGAGGACAATGCAGCCTGCATTGCTCAACTCAAAGATGGGTATATCAAAGGTGACCGGACCAAACATATTTtacccaagttcttcttcacccatgaGTTGCAGAAAGCCAAGGAGGTCAATGTCGTCCAAATCCGGTCTAgtgagaactcagccgacctcttcaccaAGTCACTTCCCACCAGCACATTCAAGAAGCTCACGAAGCAGATTGGCTTGCGTAGACTCAAGGACCTTCAGTGA